The following are encoded in a window of Thermoanaerobacter ethanolicus JW 200 genomic DNA:
- a CDS encoding cytochrome c biogenesis CcdA family protein: protein MPIYTAFLAGIVSFLSPCVLPLIPAYVSYIFGNKKNNLINLFLFVLGFSIVFVLMGATASQLGKLFLAYKDIFRKVSGIIIVLFGLQMTGIFRPLFLNKEGKLINMEKVQTGYIGSLVLGITFAAGWTPCVGPILASILLYAGAVSTLSVGVILLFAYSMGLGIPFIVTALLIDKFKSMYKRINKILPYIEVISGVILIIFGVLLYFNMLIKISGYFY, encoded by the coding sequence GTGCCAATTTACACAGCATTTTTAGCAGGAATTGTTTCTTTTTTATCACCCTGTGTTTTGCCTTTAATTCCCGCTTATGTGTCATATATTTTCGGAAATAAAAAGAATAATTTAATAAATTTGTTTCTCTTTGTTTTGGGATTTAGCATAGTGTTTGTTTTAATGGGGGCGACTGCAAGCCAACTAGGAAAGCTTTTTTTAGCCTATAAAGACATTTTTAGGAAAGTAAGTGGGATAATAATTGTGCTTTTTGGACTTCAAATGACTGGGATTTTTAGACCGCTATTTTTAAATAAAGAAGGCAAATTAATAAATATGGAAAAGGTACAGACCGGTTATATAGGGTCATTAGTATTGGGTATAACTTTTGCAGCAGGATGGACACCTTGTGTAGGTCCAATTCTCGCTTCGATATTGTTGTATGCTGGGGCGGTCAGTACTTTAAGTGTAGGCGTGATATTGCTTTTTGCATATTCTATGGGGCTTGGCATACCTTTTATAGTTACAGCCTTATTGATTGACAAGTTTAAAAGTATGTATAAAAGGATTAACAAAATATTGCCTTATATTGAGGTAATAAGTGGGGTTATTCTCATAATATTTGGAGTTCTTTTATATTTTAACATGCTAATCAAGATAAGTGGATATTTTTATTAA
- the trxA gene encoding thioredoxin, whose amino-acid sequence MKPVNVTDETFAEEVYNSDKPVLVDFWAKWCRPCLMMAPVLEEFAEEYADKIKVAKLDVDENPVIASKYRIMSIPTMGVFVNGKMVDKVIGFMPKEHLVEKLSKYLK is encoded by the coding sequence ATGAAACCAGTAAATGTCACAGATGAGACTTTTGCAGAGGAAGTATACAATTCTGATAAACCTGTTTTAGTAGATTTTTGGGCTAAATGGTGTAGACCCTGTTTAATGATGGCACCAGTGTTAGAGGAGTTTGCGGAAGAATACGCTGATAAGATAAAAGTGGCAAAACTGGATGTGGATGAAAATCCTGTAATTGCTTCTAAATATAGAATTATGAGCATACCTACAATGGGGGTTTTTGTAAATGGAAAAATGGTAGACAAAGTTATAGGTTTTATGCCTAAAGAGCATTTAGTTGAAAAGCTGTCAAAATATTTAAAATAG
- a CDS encoding ABC transporter permease has product MEDIDVNYKMFIKDYVQEDGYFITSQNIDEKLLKEKFGVELEERLFYEVQENGITLRIFSISDRINKPYIEAGKKPQDGEVLLDPSFFKAHQYHTNDSITILNKKFTVSGIGYLPDYIYIIKNDQDILPDPKHFGVVLMTENDMKKLFPALPVHYYSYKGRLNNIEDFKSFINSNWHLLKFVEKSENPRIIYTEMKLENAKRMTLPLSLFIILVSSFILFIVMRRIINTMHAEIGTLYSMGYTQKDVFRVFMRFPLYIWLTGSILGILLGYFEAYPLSEFYRSYFTLPKLKNVLPWQHIFVALALPAVFIFISGYLALKNFFKLTIVQMLHGVDEIKFGKLPDIKFFDRFEFQTKIMLKYGYRHFARELVLAVGIIFSTILMMYGMTAKDSIVVAIERTYEKNFKYEYLYLLNSVSTHPEIKLTNQAEPYNVMSFDIEGRKLSIMIYGIKKDSQMIKLYDNKGNEIPISNKLVISRPLANKLGLKEGDKIHIKSKFTDKKYTLKVYKIADLPVGNSGYMDLESFNKIFGYSREEYIGIFSKEKLSLSNNLIFESYSKSELVNTIKASAGDLSKTIEVMALVAAILALLIVYVLSTLTVNENKKNIGILKMLGYREGSIFKMMLGFNNFSFLAGFIIGVPLSKITMDSLMNAATKDIDFAMMLDVSTKSIFSTFAVLFFVFVVSRFLVRRKMAKVMPVEILREQVD; this is encoded by the coding sequence ATGGAAGACATAGACGTCAACTATAAGATGTTCATAAAAGACTATGTGCAAGAGGATGGGTATTTTATTACCTCTCAGAATATTGATGAAAAACTCTTGAAAGAAAAATTTGGTGTTGAGCTTGAGGAGAGGCTTTTTTATGAGGTTCAAGAGAATGGAATCACACTTAGAATATTTTCAATTTCAGATAGAATAAACAAGCCCTATATAGAAGCTGGAAAAAAGCCACAAGACGGTGAAGTTTTGCTTGACCCAAGTTTTTTCAAAGCTCACCAGTATCACACAAACGATAGTATAACAATTTTGAATAAAAAGTTTACAGTAAGTGGAATTGGCTATCTTCCTGATTACATTTACATTATAAAAAACGACCAGGACATTCTTCCAGACCCAAAACACTTTGGCGTTGTGCTGATGACAGAAAATGACATGAAAAAGCTGTTTCCTGCTCTTCCTGTTCACTACTACAGCTATAAAGGAAGACTCAACAATATCGAAGATTTCAAGAGTTTTATAAATTCTAACTGGCATCTTTTAAAATTCGTTGAGAAAAGTGAAAATCCAAGAATAATTTACACAGAGATGAAGCTTGAAAATGCAAAGAGGATGACATTGCCTCTTAGTCTTTTTATAATTCTTGTATCATCGTTTATACTCTTTATCGTCATGCGAAGGATAATAAACACCATGCACGCAGAAATTGGCACACTCTATTCCATGGGTTATACCCAGAAAGATGTGTTTAGAGTTTTCATGAGATTTCCACTTTATATTTGGTTGACAGGTTCAATTTTGGGTATTCTGCTTGGGTATTTTGAAGCGTATCCGCTTTCAGAATTTTACAGGTCATATTTTACCCTGCCAAAGCTGAAAAATGTTTTGCCATGGCAGCACATATTTGTTGCACTGGCGCTGCCAGCAGTATTTATATTCATCTCAGGGTACCTTGCGCTCAAAAACTTTTTCAAGCTCACGATTGTTCAGATGCTTCATGGTGTTGACGAGATAAAGTTTGGCAAACTTCCTGACATAAAGTTTTTCGACAGGTTTGAATTTCAGACAAAGATTATGTTAAAGTACGGCTACAGACATTTTGCAAGAGAGCTTGTTTTAGCAGTTGGTATAATCTTTTCCACAATACTTATGATGTACGGCATGACAGCAAAGGATTCAATTGTTGTTGCCATTGAAAGGACGTATGAAAAAAACTTCAAATATGAATATCTTTACCTCTTAAACTCAGTTTCCACACATCCTGAAATAAAGCTGACAAACCAAGCAGAGCCATACAATGTGATGTCTTTTGATATTGAAGGAAGAAAATTGAGTATTATGATATACGGTATTAAAAAAGATTCACAGATGATAAAGCTCTATGATAATAAAGGCAATGAAATACCAATTTCGAATAAGCTTGTTATATCAAGACCTTTGGCAAACAAGCTTGGTCTTAAAGAGGGAGATAAAATTCACATAAAGAGCAAGTTCACAGATAAAAAGTACACCTTAAAAGTTTACAAGATAGCTGATCTTCCAGTAGGCAACAGTGGATATATGGACCTTGAGAGTTTCAACAAGATATTTGGTTACAGCAGGGAAGAGTATATTGGCATATTTTCAAAAGAAAAACTAAGCCTTAGCAATAACTTGATTTTTGAAAGCTACTCAAAATCTGAGCTTGTAAATACAATAAAAGCTTCGGCTGGTGACCTTTCAAAGACAATTGAAGTTATGGCACTTGTTGCAGCAATCCTTGCCCTCTTGATCGTGTATGTTTTGTCTACCCTCACTGTCAATGAGAACAAGAAAAACATAGGGATATTAAAAATGCTGGGATATAGAGAAGGCAGTATCTTTAAAATGATGCTTGGCTTTAACAACTTTTCATTTTTAGCAGGATTTATAATAGGCGTTCCTCTCTCAAAGATAACAATGGATAGTCTGATGAATGCGGCAACAAAAGACATAGACTTTGCCATGATGCTTGATGTAAGTACAAAAAGCATCTTCTCAACATTTGCTGTGTTGTTTTTTGTCTTTGTAGTCTCAAGATTTCTGGTCAGAAGAAAGATGGCAAAGGTCATGCCGGTTGAGATTTTAAGAGAACAAGTAGACTAA
- a CDS encoding TetR/AcrR family transcriptional regulator: MSHNNLEVMLMPKATFLNLAQEKKDLITDALIKHFATKPYHLVDISDVAKECRVAKGSMYQYFENKKDMYFYTIEVAYERFLQLLTKMDMVHVNILDYYENSLESVWNAMKDLRYEYMLLEMAFFSHDSPFKDEINEKFLKQSRDFLVEIIKYNQKQGFIRDDIDPLLIGIFLEGASFYMKKFIIEKALNENNTTTFELDIDYFKDAISQFIKLLKEGIAKK; encoded by the coding sequence ATGAGTCATAATAATCTTGAGGTGATGTTGATGCCAAAGGCTACCTTTTTGAATCTTGCACAGGAAAAAAAAGATCTTATCACAGATGCACTTATAAAACATTTTGCAACAAAACCCTATCATCTTGTGGATATATCGGACGTTGCCAAAGAATGCAGAGTTGCAAAGGGAAGCATGTATCAGTATTTTGAGAACAAAAAAGATATGTATTTTTACACAATTGAAGTTGCGTATGAAAGATTTTTGCAGCTTCTTACTAAGATGGACATGGTTCACGTGAACATATTGGACTACTACGAAAACTCCCTTGAGAGTGTATGGAATGCAATGAAAGATTTGAGGTATGAGTATATGTTGCTTGAGATGGCATTTTTTTCTCATGACTCACCTTTTAAGGATGAGATAAATGAAAAATTCCTAAAGCAGTCAAGAGATTTTTTGGTTGAGATAATCAAATACAACCAGAAGCAGGGCTTTATAAGAGACGACATAGACCCACTTTTAATAGGAATATTTTTGGAAGGTGCAAGTTTTTACATGAAAAAGTTTATCATCGAAAAGGCTTTGAATGAAAACAACACAACCACTTTTGAGCTTGACATTGACTATTTTAAAGATGCTATTTCACAGTTTATAAAGCTTTTGAAAGAAGGGATTGCAAAAAAATAA
- a CDS encoding IS701 family transposase, with protein MSHNKRITENSSIIQYLMKLNFALYFTKPVIRHILEFIIAATQKGYSGTVTDIVNLSLANCHRTTFGKFLSQGVWNIEYAWRAIRREVIRIIFELSQTSNKPIFVIFDDTIAEKTKPSLQAKHTIQATGFHQSHLKGKQVWGHQLLTMMLSCGNVVLPYCIERYEKGGKSKIERICEMVSMLPIPKGPAYGLCDSWYINKKVIEAHFERGYHLIGALKTNRIIYPQGIRIQIKDFAQYIEKNEVCLVTVNGSNYWVYRYEGALNGIDNAVVVLCWPEKAFKNENALHAFICTDTELDTETILNYYSQRWPIEIFFRQTKNNLGLNTYQVRSTKSIDRLLWLISLTYLYCTTSGDEYCKFGQGIKMVRKEVQKQRVQWLYERANNKVPIDEILAELQLA; from the coding sequence ATGTCTCATAATAAAAGAATAACAGAAAATTCATCAATAATCCAGTACTTAATGAAATTAAATTTTGCATTATATTTTACTAAACCTGTTATTCGTCATATTTTAGAATTTATAATTGCTGCCACTCAAAAAGGTTATAGTGGTACTGTTACAGATATAGTTAATTTAAGCCTTGCTAATTGCCATAGAACCACGTTTGGCAAATTCTTAAGCCAAGGTGTTTGGAATATAGAGTATGCATGGAGAGCTATAAGGCGAGAAGTTATTCGCATTATATTTGAATTATCCCAAACTAGCAACAAGCCGATATTTGTGATTTTTGATGATACTATTGCTGAGAAGACAAAGCCTTCGTTACAGGCTAAACATACTATCCAGGCAACAGGATTCCATCAATCACATTTAAAAGGGAAGCAAGTTTGGGGACATCAACTTCTTACCATGATGCTATCTTGCGGCAATGTGGTATTACCTTACTGCATTGAGCGCTATGAAAAAGGTGGCAAAAGCAAAATCGAAAGAATATGTGAAATGGTATCTATGCTTCCAATACCTAAAGGACCAGCATATGGACTATGTGATTCATGGTACATAAACAAAAAAGTAATAGAAGCACATTTCGAAAGAGGATACCATCTCATAGGAGCATTAAAAACTAACAGGATTATCTATCCACAAGGCATCAGAATTCAGATAAAAGATTTTGCCCAATATATCGAAAAGAACGAAGTTTGCCTCGTTACAGTAAACGGTTCTAATTACTGGGTATATCGCTATGAAGGAGCCTTAAATGGCATAGATAATGCTGTAGTAGTATTGTGCTGGCCTGAGAAAGCTTTTAAAAATGAAAATGCTCTACATGCATTTATCTGTACTGATACTGAATTAGATACCGAGACTATTCTAAATTACTACAGTCAAAGATGGCCTATAGAAATATTCTTTAGGCAGACAAAGAATAATCTTGGACTAAATACATATCAAGTACGATCAACAAAATCAATAGATAGATTATTATGGCTTATATCATTGACATACCTGTATTGTACGACTTCAGGCGACGAATATTGCAAATTTGGGCAAGGAATAAAAATGGTACGCAAAGAAGTACAAAAGCAGCGTGTTCAATGGCTGTATGAGCGAGCTAATAATAAAGTACCTATTGATGAAATTTTAGCAGAACTACAGTTAGCATAG
- a CDS encoding IS30 family transposase, whose product MVHNNDTTKKRSFKHLSSYERGEIYALLKEGRSIRYIAKKLNRSPSTISREIKRGTTTQLRSDLSSYTSYFPETGQAIYEKNRSNCGAKFKVARAEDFLKYAENKILNEKWSPDAVVGYCKKDPSWNNKTIVCTKTLYNYIDRGLLKVKNIDLPLKLRLKPRKKQNRKNKRIMGKSIDFRPKEVESREVFGHWEIDTLIGKKSNDKVLLTLIERKTRHEIIFLLDAKDNKSVKDALSKLKDMFGDNLNKVFKTITSDNGTEFSDLESALLEYGVEVYYTHPYSSWERATNERHNGLIRRFIPKGKSIKDLSIDTIKRVENWLNNLPRKLLNYKTPKEYFYEELAKIC is encoded by the coding sequence ATGGTTCATAATAATGATACCACAAAAAAGCGTTCTTTTAAACACTTAAGTAGCTATGAACGAGGAGAGATCTATGCATTACTCAAAGAAGGAAGAAGTATTCGGTATATTGCTAAAAAACTTAATCGATCTCCAAGCACTATAAGCCGTGAAATTAAACGTGGAACTACTACACAACTTAGAAGTGATTTATCTTCTTATACAAGCTATTTTCCTGAAACCGGTCAAGCTATCTACGAAAAAAATCGTTCAAATTGCGGAGCTAAATTTAAAGTAGCTAGAGCAGAAGATTTCTTGAAATATGCTGAAAATAAAATATTAAATGAAAAATGGTCACCAGATGCAGTTGTAGGCTATTGTAAAAAAGACCCAAGCTGGAATAATAAAACCATTGTTTGTACTAAAACACTGTACAACTATATAGATAGAGGATTATTAAAAGTTAAAAACATTGATTTACCTTTAAAACTACGTTTAAAACCAAGGAAGAAACAAAATCGTAAAAATAAACGTATTATGGGCAAAAGTATTGATTTTAGGCCTAAAGAAGTTGAAAGCCGTGAAGTTTTTGGGCATTGGGAAATAGATACGTTAATTGGCAAGAAATCTAATGACAAGGTCCTTTTAACATTAATAGAGCGTAAGACTCGCCATGAAATAATATTCTTATTAGATGCAAAAGACAATAAATCTGTTAAAGATGCATTATCAAAATTAAAAGATATGTTTGGTGACAATTTAAACAAAGTATTTAAAACAATAACATCTGATAATGGTACAGAGTTTAGTGATTTAGAAAGTGCTCTTTTAGAATATGGCGTAGAAGTATATTATACACATCCATATTCATCTTGGGAAAGAGCTACAAATGAACGACATAACGGTCTTATACGACGTTTCATCCCTAAAGGTAAAAGTATTAAAGATTTATCTATAGATACGATAAAGAGAGTAGAAAACTGGCTTAATAACCTTCCACGAAAATTGTTAAATTACAAAACGCCTAAGGAATACTTTTATGAAGAGCTGGCAAAAATCTGTTAA
- a CDS encoding aminotransferase class I/II-fold pyridoxal phosphate-dependent enzyme → MKKLDQTQTPLFDALMEYVNNNTIPFHVPGHKKGVGMAKKFLDFVGKNVLSMDVTVFQQVDSLHKPTGPIKYAQELAAEAFGADATFFSIHGTSGAIQAMILSVMGEDEKIIVPRNIHKSVTSGIILSGAIPVYMQPEIDKNIGVALNVTPETVERALREHPDAKAVLIINPTYYGVSTDIVKIAEIVHDYGAILMVDEAHGPHLKFNEKLPISAMEAGADICAQSTHKIIGSMTQSSMLHVKGDRIDINRVKQVMSLLQTTSPSYILLASLDVARMQMATEGRELLDKTIELAEYARKEINNIKGLYCFGEEIVGRDGAYDFDPTKVTITAKGLGISGHQLERILAERYYIQPELSDMYNVLCVFSIGDTKEKVDYLLRALREISDELYNENIEIAKPIDIPEIPEQVVSPRYAFGSSTVALPLRESVGQISAEFLMAYPPGIPVLCPGERITLEIIEYVDKMKEANLSIQGTEDPEVNYIKVVNDRQVLNVIA, encoded by the coding sequence TTGAAAAAGTTAGATCAAACCCAAACTCCTTTATTTGATGCCTTAATGGAATATGTAAATAACAATACTATCCCTTTTCACGTGCCAGGCCATAAAAAAGGTGTGGGAATGGCAAAAAAATTCTTAGATTTTGTGGGCAAAAATGTATTATCAATGGATGTAACAGTGTTTCAGCAAGTAGATAGCTTGCACAAACCTACTGGGCCAATTAAGTATGCCCAAGAATTAGCAGCAGAAGCGTTTGGTGCTGACGCTACCTTTTTTTCTATTCACGGAACATCTGGTGCAATTCAAGCAATGATTTTAAGCGTAATGGGAGAAGACGAAAAAATTATCGTTCCTCGAAATATTCATAAATCTGTAACGTCAGGAATTATATTAAGTGGTGCTATACCTGTTTATATGCAACCAGAAATTGATAAAAATATCGGTGTTGCATTAAATGTCACCCCAGAAACAGTAGAAAGAGCGTTAAGAGAACATCCCGATGCAAAAGCTGTTTTAATAATAAACCCGACTTATTACGGAGTTTCTACGGATATAGTAAAAATTGCTGAAATTGTTCATGATTATGGCGCTATACTCATGGTGGATGAAGCTCACGGACCACACCTTAAATTTAACGAAAAATTGCCTATTTCAGCGATGGAAGCAGGAGCCGATATCTGTGCACAGAGCACCCATAAGATTATTGGCTCAATGACGCAGAGCTCGATGCTTCACGTTAAAGGCGATAGAATTGATATTAATAGAGTAAAACAAGTAATGAGTTTACTCCAGACAACAAGTCCTTCATATATATTGTTGGCTTCCTTAGATGTTGCAAGAATGCAAATGGCTACAGAAGGAAGAGAATTATTAGATAAAACAATAGAATTAGCAGAGTACGCTCGAAAAGAGATAAACAATATAAAAGGACTCTACTGTTTTGGTGAAGAAATTGTTGGCCGAGATGGTGCCTATGACTTTGACCCCACAAAAGTTACAATAACAGCTAAAGGCCTTGGAATAAGCGGCCATCAGTTAGAGAGAATATTGGCAGAAAGATATTATATACAACCTGAACTATCAGATATGTATAATGTTTTATGTGTATTCTCTATTGGTGATACAAAGGAAAAAGTCGATTATCTCTTAAGGGCTTTAAGAGAAATAAGCGATGAATTATACAATGAAAATATTGAAATAGCGAAACCTATAGATATACCAGAAATACCAGAACAAGTAGTATCACCAAGATATGCTTTTGGCTCCTCCACTGTTGCACTACCTCTAAGAGAAAGTGTAGGGCAAATAAGTGCCGAGTTTTTGATGGCTTATCCTCCAGGTATTCCAGTGCTTTGCCCGGGGGAAAGAATAACATTAGAAATTATAGAATATGTAGATAAAATGAAAGAAGCTAACTTAAGCATACAAGGCACCGAAGACCCGGAAGTAAATTATATAAAAGTAGTAAATGACCGGCAAGTTTTAAATGTGATAGCATAA
- a CDS encoding peroxiredoxin family protein translates to MKNKSLIFTIIAVIVIGALIFVLNNYTKSAQPSPSQVAENNTPSNNEDQNTSSNANANKTEQSEPKIGNQVGDVAPDFTLKDLDGNTVTLSSLRGKKVILNFWATTCPYCKIEMPALNQFIKGHKDDTVLLAIDLGESPSKVKQYLEGKGYEFTVLLDTDLSTIYDYQVQFIPMSYFIDKNGVIRAISNGAMTYDEIEEYYKSISQ, encoded by the coding sequence GTGAAAAATAAAAGTCTAATTTTTACTATAATTGCTGTGATAGTTATAGGGGCACTTATTTTCGTCTTAAATAATTACACAAAAAGTGCTCAACCTTCCCCTTCTCAAGTGGCAGAAAATAATACTCCTAGCAATAATGAAGATCAAAATACAAGTTCAAATGCAAATGCAAATAAAACTGAGCAAAGTGAGCCTAAGATAGGGAATCAAGTAGGAGATGTAGCACCAGATTTTACGCTAAAAGATTTAGATGGCAATACTGTGACCTTGTCGAGCTTAAGAGGAAAAAAAGTTATACTAAACTTTTGGGCAACAACTTGTCCTTATTGCAAAATTGAAATGCCAGCTTTAAATCAGTTTATAAAAGGCCATAAAGATGATACGGTTTTACTTGCGATAGACTTGGGTGAAAGCCCATCAAAAGTAAAGCAGTATTTAGAAGGGAAAGGATATGAATTTACTGTGCTACTGGATACTGACTTAAGTACTATTTACGATTATCAGGTTCAATTTATACCTATGTCTTATTTTATAGATAAAAACGGGGTCATAAGGGCGATTAGCAATGGGGCTATGACATATGACGAAATTGAAGAGTATTATAAATCAATTTCTCAATAA
- a CDS encoding ABC transporter ATP-binding protein → MFVKAEKLSKIYRIGKNEIRALNEVSFELERGKIYTVIGPSGSGKTTLFNILGGLDRAEEGRIFVDGKEITAMDQKKLSDYRRDYVGFVFQFYNLINGLTVYENVLSSAALSKNPLDVDMVLEMMDVYSEKNKFPFELSGGQQQRVAIARAVVKNPAMILCDEPTGALDYESSKLVLKLLEDVNKRFGTTILIITHNLAISKMADATLRLRSGRLVEFSENPQKISAQEVSW, encoded by the coding sequence GTGTTTGTCAAAGCAGAAAAGCTTTCCAAAATCTACAGGATTGGCAAAAATGAAATCAGAGCGCTAAATGAGGTGAGCTTTGAGCTTGAAAGAGGTAAAATCTACACTGTGATTGGTCCATCTGGTTCTGGCAAAACTACTCTTTTTAACATTCTTGGTGGGCTTGACAGGGCAGAAGAGGGCAGAATCTTTGTTGATGGAAAAGAGATAACTGCAATGGACCAGAAAAAGCTTTCTGACTACAGACGCGACTATGTTGGGTTTGTTTTTCAATTTTACAACCTGATAAACGGTCTTACTGTGTACGAAAATGTGTTATCCAGCGCGGCTTTAAGCAAAAATCCTTTAGATGTTGACATGGTGCTTGAGATGATGGATGTGTATTCAGAAAAGAATAAATTTCCTTTTGAACTATCTGGCGGTCAGCAGCAGAGGGTTGCAATTGCAAGGGCAGTTGTCAAAAATCCTGCAATGATTCTGTGCGATGAGCCAACAGGTGCGCTTGACTATGAAAGCAGCAAGCTTGTTCTAAAGCTTTTGGAGGATGTAAACAAGAGGTTTGGCACAACCATTTTGATAATAACACACAACCTTGCCATCTCTAAAATGGCAGATGCGACCTTGAGGCTCAGGTCCGGAAGGCTTGTTGAATTTTCAGAGAATCCTCAAAAGATTTCAGCTCAGGAGGTAAGCTGGTAA